In Planktothrix sp. FACHB-1365, the genomic stretch AAATGGTCAAGTTGTGAAAACTGGCCGGGTTAATCTCCCCCTGAATGTGAATCGCACCACCAACTATATTGCTAAGAGTAATTGGGGAGAATCTTATTTTCATGGCTGCATGACTGAGGTTCGAGTCTGGAATATCGCTCGTTCGGCTGCTGAGATTCAAGCTTATCAGAATAGTCGGTTAAATGGAGATGAAAAGGGGTTAGCCCAATATTGGCCTTTGAATGAAATCAGTGGAGACACTGTTGTGAATCTCAGCAGCAATAGTCATCATGGTACAGTTCACGGCGCTACCCTTGTATCTGCTAAACCCCAACTTCAGTTGACACGAAAAACCTTTTTAATTAAGAGCAAACTCAATGGTTTGGCGGTTGTTGGTACGCCCCATAGTCAAGTAACAACAGGAGCAGTGGATAGCCAAAATCCCCTTCAACGCTGGACTATCACTGCCGATGGCGTGATTAAAAATGAAGCGGGTTTTGTACTCGATTATCAAGGGGATACTCCTCCCTATTATGTGGTGATAGCCAAGCGCATCCAGGGAACTCAGGGTTCACCGTCTCAACAATGGCGAATCGAAAATGGAGTAATTAAGAATAAACACAAGGCTGATTTAGTGGTAGATATTGCTGGTAGTAATCCCGAACCCAATACGAAAATTTTAGCCGCTCCTGCCATGGATGGATTAAACCAAAAATGGGAAATTGTATCGGTTTAGAAATTGATTTTCTCCCCCTTTCTCCCCTGAATTCAGTAGGGGGGAGAAATAGAACTTAAGTTTAACTTTTAGGGGAATGTCAGCCGAATTTTCTATAAATTAAAAAGACTTCTCTTGAGATATTAACTATCTCAAGAGAAGCCTAATTTTGAATTGGAAAATTTTCAAAAAAAAGAACAGCCAAAATTAAATTATTGTAAAATAATAGGGGATTCAATAAAATTATTTTACAATATAAAAAATAATCTAAGCACTGTTTTTGATTAACCAGTTAAGAGGATTGTAAGTCATGGATAATCAATACGTTCTCAGTTTTGATGGTAAGGATGATTATGTCTCCATACCTACTATGAATGTTGATTACTCTCAGGGTTTCACCGTAGAAGCCTGGGTCTTATACCATAGTTTCCAAGTTAACTCACGAGTGATCGATTTTGGGAATGGTAAAGACAGCAATAATATTGTTTTTCATACCAAAGGGACAGCAAGAAAGCTGTATTTAGTGGTCGCTCACAATAGCATTCAACAAGGCATTGAGTCAGAGGAGGTGCTAGAGACAGGGGTTTGGATACACGTAGCAGCCACCATTGATAAATCCGGCAATGCTACCCTGTATAAAAATGGTCAAGTTGTGAAAACTGGCCCGGTTAATCTCCCCCTGAATGTGAATCGCACCACCAACTATATTGCCAAGAGTAATTGGGGAGAATCTTTTTTTCATGGCTGCATGACTGAGCTTCGAGTCTGGAATATCGCTCGTTCGGCTGCTGAGATTCAAGCTAGTACAAATAGTCGGTTAAATGGAGATGAAAAGGGGTTAGTCCAATATTGGCCCTTGAATAAAATCAGTGGAGACACTGTAGTGAATCTCACCAGTAATGGTCATGATGGCACAGTTTACGGTGCTACCTTAGTAGAAGCTCCCCAACTTGAGTTGAAACCTGCCACCCCAAAACCGATAGAGAATCTCGAATCCGTCTTCAAGTTTGATGGTCAGGATGATTATGTTTCCATACCTGCCATGAATGTTGATTACTCTCAAGGTTTCACCGTAGAAGCCTGGGTCTTATACCATAGTTTCCCGTGTTGGTCACGAATTATTGATTTTGGCAATGGCCTTCAGATTGATAATATTATCTTTGCCAATGATGCACTAACAGGAAAACTGGTAATAGGTATTGTGGTCGGTGGTCCAGCAGTTGAGTCAAAGATACTAGAGACAGAGGTACTAGAGACAGGGGTTTGGATGCACTTAGCAGCCACGATTGATAAATCCGGTAATACTACCCTCTATAAAAATGGTCAAGTTGTGAAAACTGGATCGGTTGCTCTCCCGCGTAATATGAATCGCACTCTCAATTATATTGGCAAGAGTAATTATCCAGATAACGATAATTTTCATGGCTGCATGACCGAGGTTCGAGTCTGGAATATTGCTCGTTCTACCGCCGATATCCAAGGCTATAAAAATAGTCGGTTAAATGGAGATGAAAAGGGGTTAGTCCAATATTGGCCGTTGAATGAAATTAGTGGAGACACTGTTGTGAATCTCACCAGTAATGGTCATCATGGTACAATTCACGGTGCTACCCTTGTATCTGCTAAACCCCAACTTCAGTTGACACGAAAAACCTTTTTAATTAAGAGCAAACTCAATGGTTTGGCGGTTGTTGGTACGCCCCATAGTCAAGTAACAACAGGAGCGGTGGATAGCAAAAATCCCCTTCAACGCTGGACTATCACACCTGATGGCGTGATTAAAAATGAAGCCGATTTTGTTCTGGAGTATAAAGACTATAATATTCTTCCCTATTATGTGGTGATAGCCAATCGCATTCAGGAAAATCACGGTTCACCGTCTCAACAATGGCGAATCGAAAATGGAGTCATTAAGAATAAACACAAAGCTGATTTAGTGGTAGATATTGCTGGTAGTAATCCCGAACCCAATACGGCAATTTTAGCCGCTCCTGGGATGGGTGGATTAAACCAAAAATGGGAAATTGTATCGGTTTAGAAATTTATTTTCTCCCCCCTTTCTCCCCTGAATTCAGTGGGGGGGAGAAATTAGGAACAGCTTTAATCTAAGCACTGTTTTTGATAAAAGAATAAGGATGTTAACTCATGGATAATCAATACGTCCTCAGTTTTGACGGTAAGGATGATTATGTCTCCATACCCACCATGAATTTTGATTACTCTCAAGGTTTCACTGTAGAAGCCTGGGTCTTATACTATAGTTTCCAGTATTGGTCACGAATTATCGATTTTGGCAATGGTTCTTCCTGCCATAATATTGTGTTTACTAACGCAGATACAAAAAGCCAATTTGGAATTGAAATCTATCACCAGGCCCAATGTAAAGATATTGAGTCATCAGAGGGGACACTAAATACAGGGGTTTGGATGCACTTAGCAGGAACCATTGATAAATTCGGCAATGCTATCCTGTATAAAAAT encodes the following:
- a CDS encoding LamG-like jellyroll fold domain-containing protein encodes the protein MDNQYVLSFDGKDDYVSIPTMNVDYSQGFTVEAWVLYHSFQVNSRVIDFGNGKDSNNIVFHTKGTARKLYLVVAHNSIQQGIESEEVLETGVWIHVAATIDKSGNATLYKNGQVVKTGPVNLPLNVNRTTNYIAKSNWGESFFHGCMTELRVWNIARSAAEIQASTNSRLNGDEKGLVQYWPLNKISGDTVVNLTSNGHDGTVYGATLVEAPQLELKPATPKPIENLESVFKFDGQDDYVSIPAMNVDYSQGFTVEAWVLYHSFPCWSRIIDFGNGLQIDNIIFANDALTGKLVIGIVVGGPAVESKILETEVLETGVWMHLAATIDKSGNTTLYKNGQVVKTGSVALPRNMNRTLNYIGKSNYPDNDNFHGCMTEVRVWNIARSTADIQGYKNSRLNGDEKGLVQYWPLNEISGDTVVNLTSNGHHGTIHGATLVSAKPQLQLTRKTFLIKSKLNGLAVVGTPHSQVTTGAVDSKNPLQRWTITPDGVIKNEADFVLEYKDYNILPYYVVIANRIQENHGSPSQQWRIENGVIKNKHKADLVVDIAGSNPEPNTAILAAPGMGGLNQKWEIVSV